The following proteins come from a genomic window of Leguminivora glycinivorella isolate SPB_JAAS2020 chromosome 6, LegGlyc_1.1, whole genome shotgun sequence:
- the LOC125227608 gene encoding COP9 signalosome complex subunit 8 — protein MISNFDKLCVDLEKQELEAPTGVASPSTYAQLLVIYLYQNDLCNAKFLWKRIPQSITSSNPEITAIWAVGQKMWKKDLAGTYQALASYNWTEPVANIIRALEERVRERAFYLIGRSYNSISLDTVVSMTGLSRDAVLRACAERKWTLREDGVTVDPTPPAQPTPLHTSSEDQLFKLTEFVTFLEN, from the exons ATGATATCTAATTTTGATAAACTTTGTGTGGACTTGGAAAAACAGGAATTAGAA GCACCCACTGGAGTTGCTTCACCTTCTACGTATGCTCAGCTCttagttatttatttgtatcaaAATGACCT GTGTAACGCAAAGTTTTTGTGGAAAAGAATTCCACAAAGCATCACAAGTAGTAATCCCGAAATAACTGCTATTTGGGCAGTCGGACAGAAAATGTGGAAGAAGGATCTTGCCGGAACATACCAAGCTCTAGCTAGCTATAACTGGACTGAACCTGTAGCTAATATTATAAGAGCACTTGAAG AGCGAGTCCGCGAGCGAGCGTTCTACCTAATCGGCCGCTCGTACAACTCCATATCCCTTGACACCGTAGTCTCCATGACCGGTCTCAGCCGCGATGCGGTGCTACGCGCATGCGCCGAGCGCAAGTGGACGCTACGAGAGGACGGCGTCACAGTAGACCCCACGCCCCCCGCACAACCCACCCCCCTTCACACCTCCAGCGAAGACCAACTCTTCAAGCTCACCGAGTTTGTGACATTCTTAGAGAATTAA